CATGGCCATCAGCCGGGTTGTGACCGCCATGGACAACCTCTGGAACGTCCTCGGGTATTGCGCCGGCTTCGCGACCGGAACGATCGTCGGGGCGGCAATCGAGGAGATGCTGGCCATCGGCTACTCCCTGATCCGGGTGGTCTCGAGCCACCAGGCCTCCGCCATTGCCCAGGGGCTCCGGGCCGAGGGCTTCGGGGCGACCAAGGTGGCGGGAGAGGGGCAGGAGGGCGAAGTGGGGATCGTGCTCACGGTGGTGCGCCGGCGGGATGTCCCGCGCGTCCTGCGCCTGATCGAAGCGCTGGACGCCGAGGCCTTCGTCGGCGTGGAGGACGAGCGGACGGTCTACCGCGGCCAGTTCATCCGTCAGACCCGGCGGTAGAGGAGCCGATGCCGGCGGACACCGCCGCAATCCGGCGGACGGTCCTGCGGCTGGCGCTGCCCATCGCCGCCAGCAATCTGCTCCAGCGGGGCGTGGGAATCGTGGATGCCCTGATGGTGGGGCGCCTCGGAGCGGCCGAGCTGGCGGCCGTGGGCCTCGCCCAGCTCCTCATCTTCTTCCAAATGGCCATCGTCTTTGG
The nucleotide sequence above comes from Candidatus Methylomirabilis sp.. Encoded proteins:
- a CDS encoding DUF5698 domain-containing protein; translated protein: MTAEGILGGLLIFGFRVTDVSMDMVRLLLTVRGRKLIAGLIGFFEVLIFLMAISRVVTAMDNLWNVLGYCAGFATGTIVGAAIEEMLAIGYSLIRVVSSHQASAIAQGLRAEGFGATKVAGEGQEGEVGIVLTVVRRRDVPRVLRLIEALDAEAFVGVEDERTVYRGQFIRQTRR